The following DNA comes from Neovison vison isolate M4711 chromosome 13, ASM_NN_V1, whole genome shotgun sequence.
ATTATgctgattgatttacaaatactagaccatccttgcatccccagaataaatcccacctaatcatggtgaatgatttttttttatgtatttttggatttcgtttgctaatatttgttaaggatttttgcatctgtgttaaTGAGGGATTTTGGCCTGTAGTTTGCTTTTTATTGTGGAGTCTGTCTAGTTCggccttgtagaatgaatttggaagctgctgctgctgctgctgctgcttcttttttttgaataatttgagaagagatattaactatttttctcttcttatattttaactacagtataattaacatatagtgttatattagtttcaggtgtacaatatagtgattcaacattctaTTCATTACTGAGGTTCATCATggttaagtgtactcttaatcctctttacTGTTTCACCCAttgccccacccacctctctctggtaaccattgatttattctctatatttatgaatatggtttttgtttgtctcttttttttctttgttcatttgttttgtttcttttggtagagtctttagggttttctgtatgtatatcatgtcattttcaaatagtgACAGTTGAACAACTTCTTTACCAGTATGgttgcctatttgtttttttcttgtctgattgctatggctagggcTTCCAGTTCTATGAAGAATGAAAGGGGTGAAAGCAAACATCCTAGTCTTATCCCTGATCTCAGAAGGAGAGCTCTCAggtttttaccattgagtatgatgttaggtATGGGccttttgtatatggcctttattatgttgaagtatgcttcctctaaacctactttgttgagggtttttatcatgaatggatgttgtacttcgTCAAATGCCTTATCTCCACCTTTTGAAGCGATCGAatggtttttctcatttctcttgttGATGCAATGTATCACGTATTAACtgtcccttattttttttattatctattttagagaggggagaggaagaggatgagagaatcttaagcagattcaatgtgcagcatggagcccagtgtggtctctgtcctgagataatgacctgagttggCCCTTAACCAGCTCAGCCAGGCACTGGCTGAGGACTATTAACTGCTCTATAAATATTAACTGCTATTAActgctctataaatatttgttagaattcCCTGTGAATCCATCAAgtcctgggcttttatttgttgggaatTTGGGGGttgttgatttgatttttttactaCTAGTTGTTTTGTTcaggtttttaatttcttcctttttcagcaTTGGAAAATGTTTTTAGGACATTCAGTATATGTTTGTTGGGGATGTATCCATTTATTCTAGTATGTCCAATTTGctagcatataatttttcatagtatccTCTTATACTCCTGTGTACTTCTGTAGTATCAGCTGATactgttctttcatttctgatttcatttatttgtgttctttctcttttcttgattaGTCTGGCTATACATCTAccaattttaattatcttttcaaagaactacctcttggtttcattgaacctttctggttttgttttgttttttttctctatatttcattatttctactctaatatttattatttcctttattctgttaacTTTGGCCTTTGGTGTtcttttaggtgtaagattagattgttttttgatggttttctactttttttattattattattactatgttcagttagccaacatgtggtacatcattggtttttgatgtagtgttcagtgattcattagttgcatataacacccagtgctcatcacaacatgtgcccacCTTAATACCCATTATCCAGTTACCCAATCTCCCCAACCCCAAGGggattatattaagtgaaataagtcaaccagaggaagaaaattatcatacaatttcactcctatgtggaacataaggaatagcacaaaGATGTTTTTTACTTTCTGTATGTGGCCCTGTATCCACTATAAATGTCCCTCATGGAATTGCTTTTGCCTTTAGGTCAATAATAAATTGGTACCCTCTGGTTCAAAAATgagaacttaatttttatttcagtaataaTAGTTGTAGAATTCCTTTAGGAGATTCTAAAGATTGGAGTCTAGGAAACAGGTAACATTATAACAGATTATTAAAATAGAATACAGtagaaaatattggaaaattgtgaatataataaaatgtgaatataaaaatagagtaaaagtCTAAAATAAGCTATAATGAGGATTCCTAGAAATCCTTATTTTCATGAGTGATCATGGAAGAGGCATTTCATTGCTATCCCAAAGTTCTTGAAATAGGGTTCTGTCATTTTCTGGACCTGCATTatgcaatataaaaataaaattatagctaAGTCCACATAGGAAAATGATTATTTCTACCaactattaaaatgtaaaaaaactaCCTTATCTGAGAAGACAGGAATTATGAATACCTATGGAGAGAGTGTGTTTTATATGAACTTTCAGACTCCTATAATCAAGATGACAAGTGGTAAAGAACTCATCTATGAAGTTCTCCAGATTATTTTATCAGTATTAAACataaatttaggggtgcctggtagCTCATTGGgttaggcatttgcctttgggtcaggtcatgattcttgaggcctgggatctagccctgaatttgggttccctgctcagcagagattctggttctctctttctctctacctctgcctttctccctgctcatgctggactctctctctccctctctctctcaaataaataaatacagtctgtttataaaaattaacagaaattacCCCAACTAAAGGCAGCATACTCTGGTGAATAAATTTATTCAGCTAGTTATTTCCATGAATAATATGTATTAAGAAGCAACATTGAAGAAGGATTTGTGAAAGTGTTGACTATAAATACCTTTGCTGGATAGCCTTGCTATTTTACATGTTACTGTAACATTAACACCAATAATAGAATTGGCTTCATGTGTTCATTTACCTAGCACTGTGTGAAATGTAGTCTTATCTAGGTGCGTCATGTATATGTAAACAGATCTATTTTCTCTATTGTATAGGAAAATATACCTATTACTCCATAATTGGCATCTGAGTTTTGAGAGGAAGAGGTacagtttatttattaaatatgagTAAATGCCACTTCTCAATGTATTCAAGGgctgtatattaaaaaatttttaataaaaaaatacaaaatagatatAGGACACACAAATAAGGCTAGAGATTCTAAATATCAGTAAGGTCCAATctttgggttttattattttaattactctATCAATCAAGTTGATCCACCCTTTCTGCTGGTCAAAATGATCTACTTTAACATCAtagtgattccatttataattgtctAGAGTCAAGGCTACAGTAGTTACAGTGTATAAGTTTACTTTGTTTCCCAGAAAAGAACATTTCTTATGACTGTAGAAACCTGACCAGGCTTCAGGTACCGACTCTTCAGTTTTGACATGGCTGCCTTCACTTCTTTGTTCCTTAGAGTGTAAATAACTGGGTTTAAGATGGGAGTAAAGATGGTGTAAAACACAGCAAGGACTTTGTCAACAGAATAACTGCTGAAGGGCCACACGTAGATGAAGATGCATGGTCCAAAGAACAATGTGACCACAGTGATATGAGCAGTCAGTGTGGAGCGGGCCTTTGCCATGCTAGCAGAGGAGCGGTTCCTGACAGTGATAAGTATCACAGTGTATGAGACAACCAAGAGGAGAAAGGAGCTCATAGAAAGAAAGCCGCTATCTGCAACTATAAGTAGGCTGACAACATAAGTGTCTATGCAGGCCAGCTTTGTCACTAGAGGGAGGTCACAGAAAAAACTGTCTACTTGATTTGGGCCACAAAAAGGCAAGTTAACAGTAAATGCCAACTGGCTAGTAGTATGGATGAACCCCACGAGCCAGGAGATGAGAACAAGTATAATACACACACGGCGACTCATTATTGTCATGTAGTGGAGAGGTTTGCATATAGCAACGTAACGGTCATAAGCCATGGATACAAGGAGCACCATTTCACTGCCAGTGAAAAGGTGAACAAAGAAAATCTGGGCCAGGCAGGCATCAAATGAAATAGTCTTGTGCTCAACCAGAAAGTCTGCAATCATTTTGGGGGTAGCAAAAGAGGCAACGCATATATCTATAAAAGAGAGGTTCGCAAGCaggaagtacatgggggtgtgaaGGCGGGAATCTGAGGTTACAGTGAGGATGATAAGAAAGTTGCCCAGCAGTATTGCTAGGTAAAGTAGTgaaaatatgagaaacaagaaagGCTGGAGCTCCTGCGAATTAGAGAGCCCCAGCAACACAAACTCGGTTACCCGGGAATGATTTGTCTCATTCATTGACTTTGGGAGGAATGTATCTTGTTACCTGAATAGGAGAGAAACACAGATCAGTCAGTAAGCATGGGTTTCATTTCCCAGTTTCACGTCCTTCCTTAGAGATTCCAATTTCTGCTTATACTTATGTATCTGAATTTTCATGcatcattaaaaattatacagacagcataataacagtaataaagaGGGATGGAAGAGAGAGTTTTGAGATTTTGGACATTGGTATATCCAGTTATATGAATTTGAGGAATATAATCTACTTGCTTtacaaatgaaattgaaaatctgAAATGTTTTCTTGACATGATAGAAATCCAGTCTAAGAAATTACAGAAACAAAATATGAACCATTTTTTTACAATAAAGTCTAACAATTTTTTGAATGGCTAACACAGAGGAAGATAGGATCGACAACGTTGATCCCAAAAGTGAGACAAAAAAGTGTGTATACTATATGAAC
Coding sequences within:
- the LOC122893181 gene encoding olfactory receptor 4K15; translation: MNETNHSRVTEFVLLGLSNSQELQPFLFLIFSLLYLAILLGNFLIILTVTSDSRLHTPMYFLLANLSFIDICVASFATPKMIADFLVEHKTISFDACLAQIFFVHLFTGSEMVLLVSMAYDRYVAICKPLHYMTIMSRRVCIILVLISWLVGFIHTTSQLAFTVNLPFCGPNQVDSFFCDLPLVTKLACIDTYVVSLLIVADSGFLSMSSFLLLVVSYTVILITVRNRSSASMAKARSTLTAHITVVTLFFGPCIFIYVWPFSSYSVDKVLAVFYTIFTPILNPVIYTLRNKEVKAAMSKLKSRYLKPGQVSTVIRNVLFWETK